The DNA sequence CAAAACCAGACGTttaaatgtatttgcaaaaaaaaTACACAGACATGTGCTGAATATGCACTGCAACTGATTTTTCTACAATATCCCACCTGCCCAGTCATGATAAACATAGTTCACTTTACAAAGCACACAGCTACTCCTCTCACCCAGCACCTGATGCAGTCTGATTAGTTTAAGCAGCAGATTTGCATCTCCATCTCAAACTAAAATTATCTACTGATTCATTCTCCTGTATTTTCTCTCCTTACAAACTGCTGGTACTTCCTGGGATAGATTTTGACAGGCAATAGTTACACACCAACACATTTCTAAcatatgattcctgatgaagggcttatgcctgaaacatcgattctcctgctctcggatgctgcttgacctgctttcGAGCACCacacaactctgatctccaacatctgcagtcctcactttcccctagtaCATTTCTAACATAACTAGAGTCATAAATGGGTGATAAGTGTTGAGCATCAATTGAACTCTGGAGGCATCACATTTCAGCCTAAATGAGACCATTACATGATATTTCAAATTGCTGTCATACAATGGATGGAACTTCATTTTGATCTCTTCTTTCAAAACAAGACAAATCTCTCTCAAAGCACTGATATTCTAAGTCTATCGAGGTGTGTAACAATTAAATTAGATTTAATCAATATTTAAAAAAGGCTTGACAAAATCTAAATGAAgggctaaaaatgtgttgctggaaaagcgcagcaggtcaggtagcatccaaggagcaggagaattgacatttcgggcatgagtccttcttcaggaatgaggagagtgtgccaagcaggttaagataataggtagggaggaggggcgttggaaatgcgataggtggaaggaggttaaggtgagggtgataggctggaatgggggtggaggtggagaggtcaggaagaagattgcaggttaggaaagtggtgctgagttcgagggttgggactgagacggcgggggggaagaggggaaaatgaggaaactggagaaaactgagttcatcccttgttgttggagggttcctaaatctaaatctaaatgaaACCTATTAACTTCACCTCCAACAAGAAAACAATTGAATCCACTTGTGAATTTGCATGGCAAGGTGGTTGGCCAAGTCACAGAAGCTTCTGAGGGTGGGAGTAGGAGGTTTTAGTCACTTACCAAGATAGTGGGGCCACTGGTGTAAAAGCAGAACGATGAAATTACAAATCTACTCTACTGAAGTTAATTACAACAACTCAGGTATCCTTTTGAAGTCCTCAGTTAGACTCCAGACTCAAAGTCTCTCAGAATTATGTTAGTCTAGCAAATAACTCACTCACATGTACTTTAATACACAAACCCCTTGGTTAGATTCTTGTCTGTAAATATGTTGTTGCCCAGTTATATCCTGTTTCAAAGAATATTCTTTGAAGAACTGTCAAGCAAAGcaagttttgaaaaaaaaaatcaaatatttATTGAGGGGAAAAAAACTCAGCTGTCTGGTTAGAAACAGGACCTGGGGAAGAATCAAAACTGCTGTTTTACAGCACAAGGGAGGATGGACTTGGACAAACTCAACTCCAAATCTCATGTCAATCACCCAAGGAGATGACATCCAATCGGATTGTCATTATTATAAAAGATTTCAGAGTCTGGCTGCTCTCCTAATTATTCATTGAGCTCAATGTGAAGTGAAATGCAATTGACAATTAGATGCCACAATGATCAACTCTTCAGGTGTCCAGATCGATTTAGATTAAAGTCAATATTTACCATCAGTTGACAGGGCAGGAAAAAAAAAGTTGTACAGTTGTTGAACAGGAATCTGATTTGTCCCAACAGCTTTAATGAAATGAGGAGACTATCCAGTGCTGTGTTGGGCACTTAACTGGAGGTCATGGGTTATCCCCTCAATCAGCGTCAGTTTTGGTGTTTCATTTCTAAATAATCAAGGTTAGATCATTACATTGGAGGAGGATTTGGGCACAGAACATAATGCAGCACAACATACACTTCAAAAAATTACTCATGCTTATAGATGGAACAAAAAGCAAAGCAAGGAAAGAAATTATGCATCTTAAACTTAATAGCCTAGAAAGACAGATTAATATTTTAGATGCAAATGTTACTGACAATAGATCTCATTGTATACAAAAGGCAGCGAGCTTACTTTTGAATGCTGCTAAGTCAAGGAAGGAATCCCATAATTCATTAAATAGTGTATGAATTCTGTTCAGAGCAGTTCGACAAATTGAAGTGGGAAGAAGTCAGTCAGACTATGGCTATTCCAAGCATTGTGTGAGATTTTCAACACCATAGACACTTAGAACTTTAACCACATATCTCTGCAGCTGCAGGCTAACCATACCACTGTGTTAAAAGTCAAATTCACAACTGTTAAACACTGTGCAGTAGTTTTGATGCATATTTCCTTCCTTTGTCCCCACAAACTATGAATATGAATGGAAGAATTTACAACATTTGTGTCTCAACACTAAACAGCACTACACCACGCGCTTTAGAACGTTCATTTAGTCAAATGCAAAAAATGCAAATCATAACCGCAACTATACGAAAACTTACTCAAAAACACGGTCAATATTAGTCAACTTTTGATTTCCTGCTCAAATGGAAAGGTCAttcacttgaaacattaattctgtcaCTTTCCACATAAATGTTGTCTGGTCTGTTGGTTATTTCCAAATTTACTCTTCTCAGCCAAGGAAATGGACTACAAGAATACATTCCTCATGTACACATAAATGCATTAGTAATAAGAAAAATCAACTACACGTCTCATTGTATGTACAAATATAATACTGAATTGACTTAGTGACTGAATGCAGGCTTATTTTTAAAATAGTATGTAACTTCCATGAATGTTTATATTAAAACTCTCCAAATATATATTTCTCCTCAAAACACAAGATGGTAAATATAGGATTAAAAAAATGACCAAAGTTAGAGCAACATTTCATGTTAACCTTCACAGAGATAGAATTCTAACAAAGGATGCCCAGTTAGTTTAATAATCAGCAGAATGCCACACCTACCCTCATCACAGTGAAGAGATTAACCTGCCTTTAACTGATTGCCAGTtgggttaaaaaaaacaaaatatacTGCTGCTTATTTCTAAATACTGTTACATTTTAACCTATAGGTGGCCACTGAGACCAGTGAAaggctgagagagatagggaaCAAAAAAAGGTACATAACAGCTATTAATGCATATTAGCATGATCAATATTACATACATTTATTATGCTTTCCAGGAGGGAGCGTAACTGATTCTTGACTGGGAAGAGAATGTATTATACAAAAGGAATGTGTCTTTATCAATTATTCTTGGATATCAGATCTCCTGGACAGGGAATTACATAGTGGTTCAAGGGGCCAAGGATGTTTAGTCATGGTGCTGTAGCCATAGATTAAATTCTCTTCTCCAATTTCATGTGAATAGCATAATTCAATTCTTTTTCACTTTGTGGTAGTATATTACAGTATAGTAGAATGCTGTAGAACACAAATGCAACAGATGACCAAGGTAATTTATTGAGGGTGTATCTGGCTCTCAGTATTTGTCCACACATATGTTTGAACTCCAAATTGGCAATTGTACAAACAAACCCCTCTTAAGACAGGTAACAAATGACCTGACCCAAAAAAATGCTTCCATAATCTAAGCATTTCTTGAACTTCATGCATAAGCAACTTTTTTGAACTGTTGTTATAAACCAGGCCATGGAGCTTCCTGGAAGTTAAGTGGATGCTGCATGGGATAAAAGAAATCCaatcaaaagaagaaaaaaaaatataaaaataaatgTAGTTAGGAATCTACACATACATGGGAAATATATACCAGTAATTACACATCACTCTCTAGGCACAAGATGGCTGCTTCTTTACAACCACCAACCCTCCTTCTCTGCTTCTGAAAGAACACAGTTAACAACCTGAGAACAGAACACCGAGTTAAAACAGCAAATTGTAAAAAATAAATTATCCCTTCTTTATGGAATGGATTCTTGTTCGTTCTCCACAGTAGTTATCAACACACTCAGAACTCATCATGTCTTACTAAGGCCTCTCCAAAGTCTGTGGCCTGGCTTCCCACAAACAAGTCATACTTTTTGACGATTTCTTCTTTGGTGAGTTTTCCATCCTGGAACAAATTTGGAGGCAAACAGTTATAAAAGGTTGACACATACAGCAGAAAGGCTTTTAAAGAACAAGGACAGGCCATTAGATCAATAATTTTACTTTTTGGATAGATCAAACAAATTCATCATATCAAGAATTCAATCACTCTTCCTTAAAAATGCTTTTCATTGCCTTCTGAATTTACTGAATTCACCCCTGCCCTATGCCTTTCCCTCAACTCTTACTTCACAATAATTTCCCTTTGAGTGGAACCATGTTTGTTCAACATCTATTCTAACTCTTGAATACTTTCTAAATGTTTAAAACTAGTCTCCACTTTAATTTGAGTGGTAAGAACATTACCCTAATGAATTGTGCCAATTCCCTTGCTAATTTTAAGAAAAACACCATAGTTTATCTACATCTGTCAAAATTTTCCTTCCCAATCTATCCCATACAGTTTTATTATTGGTCAGCTCCAGTAAAGAGAATGCACGGAAGTCTAGAGCTTAGATGCTAGGCAGCCGAAGGCTCAGGCATTTATGAAACACGGATGAAACTTTCATTCACAGGACTAAATGTTTAATACAATCAAGGACAAAAACTTGAAATGAGCAATGTGAACAGCTCACCTTGTTTTCATCAGATTCATAGACAAGATGTCGGGCTTCTGCCTCAGCATGATCATAGTCAGCTGGCAGGATCCAGTCTTTGGTTTCATCCTTGTCCATTTTGCCATCTTTGTTGCGATCTCTGAACTCCGTGAATTGCTCACGCTCGGTTTTTACCCACTCTGGCTCATGGCCATCACTGTCTGCAGTGTACATATCACCTGAAAACATTGAGGGATAGTCAGACACATTGAAAACTTTCCCTTTGTCTTTCTGTGCTCCTAACCCTAGTTAGCAAAACAACTTGTGCTTAAAATGCACAAATGTGATTAAACAAAGTAGCAAACTTTAATTTGCTCCAAACGTTCTGGCACCAAGGGCTCTGCCTGTTCTGTCTGTCTATCAAGGATGACTTACTGCAGTTAaaagaaaagctcagcagaaaGAACATAGTAATTACTCCATCACCCGcaaaccctcccctcccctcctccaaaCATCCCGATGTTAGCATGTGATAAAGTAAAAGGTCAAGACACCAACTCAATATCCATAATCCACATCATTTAATCCTGACTGGATAATGTCGATGGAATTTCCACAGCCCCACTATTCTAGACCAGTGCCTCAGTAGCAGGCTATATCCAAAATTAATTGGTAAGTGTATAGAAATGTAATCAGTTAAATTACAAATCAATCGCTCTCTGAAGTCCTAGTCAACgttactccatcagcatcacaaaAATGCATCTCATTGCTGGACATGGTAACTTGCAGAGGACAAATTAGGTGGTGCAATTCCAATAATGCAATAAAGATGCATTTAAAAAGTACTAGTCAGATGTAAGCCATTTTAGGATTTTCTATTgtgaaagatgctatataaatacaaaagTTTCCACCTTAAGTATTTGCCCCATTCAAAACATCACCTGGCTTAGCATATGCCCCCTCATTTCACTCCCTCAATCCCACATTTCACCCACCCCTTTCAGTGGAACTTTTCTCAGTGCAGCTTGTATTCTGTTCAAAATCAAGATAGTCAGTCAGGTATCCAACGTACCAGCCACATGAATGGTGTTATCCCTTTTCAACATTCTTGATCTGTGCTTTCTGTTTCGTCCAATTGGCTAATTCAACTTTTATCACCGCTATTATCACCATTCTACCTAACCATTGTCTAATCAATATACTTCAGTATTGcacacaaggtaaaaacaatgactgcagatgctgaaaaccaaatactggattagtggtgctggaagagcacagcagttcaggcagcatccaacctgctcgttggatgctgcctgaactgctgtgctcttccagcaccactaatccagtattcagtATTGCACACAGTCTACTCTACAAATCCTTTGGGCTTTAGTTGAAGTGTGTTCCTTTACTTGTCAGAAAGGTGCTCTCTTGTTAGCGACCAAACAACTCAGGGTTCAACTTCCAAAAGCTTGTCCACAACTATTTTTCAGCCTTCTTTTAAGCACAAGAACATTAATTCATGGATTACATACTAATTAAAATCTGGCAACTCCAAAACCAATTATTCAATTCTTGCCTGTAATATTTTAGATTCCTTCCTCTTTCCCCAGTAGTCATGTGTAGCCTGATGTGTCCATCCTCACTGATCCATCTATTCCACCAAAAGTACTTAGATATGCAGACTAACATCCTGTGTATCTAGTTTGCTGATTTCCCAATGAGCCTCAATTTATTTCAACTCCTGTGCATATTTTTATACTCACCAATCCCTATACCCACCCCAACACTTGGAATACCAAAATCCTCTAGTATCTCTCACTTGTTGTGAAAGTGTGCTGCAGCAGTAAAATGCATCACTCATGTTCCTGCTCGCAATTGATCAGATTGAACTTTAAGCTCCAGTTTTTAATCTCTGATCCCCTACTCTTCCAATTCCAATCTACTTACCAATATACTCCTCTAAATCAATAAAGCCATCTCCATTCTTATCAATGTCTTCCATGGTTTCCTGCCAGAAAAAGAAAGACAGCTTTTGTCCACTTCTGAATATAAAAACTTAGAACAGTAGGAGTTAGGGTTTTGCGTGCTTTTCCGACAGTAAACCCTactttaaaagagacctaatgtaACTTTCCATAATGGCGAGCCTTCTATACTTGGCAAAGCCTAAAGGTCCTGAGAATCATTGACCTTTTTCTGGTCATGCAATTATACAAAAATTGCACAGTTATGATTTGTAAACTAGGAGAGTACATATCATCAAAATTAGGGGGAAGAGCCAGAAAAAAAATGCTAAAAAGTAATAAAAAGTCTCTAGTACACTAGCTGTAAAAAGAGATCAGACTCATTTGTAAGGAAGTGAACACAGTTCAGGTTTAACTATGCAGAGTGGCAAGCGTCCACAAACATCCTATTACAATGAAGGTGGAAAGAATAATCTTGAAAGTCCAGCAAAAACTGGATCTTGTTAATTTGTTGGCACCCAATGCAGTTGAGAGTCAAGATCACTTGCATAAACTTTCTTTCTTTTGGATTCAATTAAATGGGTCGCAAAGGTCTTTTCTGGGTTATGCATGCCTCATATTACTCAGTGCTAACCAGTTACATAATTCCAAGAAGCCACAGTGGCGTTCATTCTTTAAATCCTCCATCTCATCCCTCATCAAATATTATTTACTTCTTCTGTATCTTGACATATTATGTACTGATTTCTCAATTACTTAGAGATACTGAGATGTCATGATAACAGAATTATATGAAGTAGAGTAGAAGCTTGAGCACAAACAGATACCAGTGTATATCAGTTGGGCTCAATGGTTTGCATCTGCTCTATACTCTACCACTTGAAATACAGTTGGGAGGTCGGCTCTTATGCTACAGTGGTAGCGTCCCTGCCTTTGACTCAGAAGGCTTGGGGGCCACGTTTCACCTGTTCCAGAGTTGTGTCATCACATCTCAATAGGTTGATCAGAAAACATAAAAACAACAGACCAATATTGACCATAATGGGCTTTGCATGTAAATATTAAATAATGTTGGGTGAAAACAAGGCATCTTCAAAATACTGACCAGCACAACAATGTCTTTCATATGGTCATATTCCTCTGGATGCAGGAAGGCAGTGAACTCCTCTTTTGTAGCAAACAGGTCACCATTCTGGTCAGCCTTTTTGAACCTGCGTTCATCTCTTATCATCATCTGTTTATAGTTGTAGCCATCGTCAGCATCCACATCATCTTGGAGGTCAAATGGTGTAGAAAGAAAGAAGGGAAAGAACAATTCCAAGATTAGTAAACAGGTTGAAAACAGAGGCATGTGAACATTTGATCAATTCTGGATTCTGGAAAGAATGTTAGGCCCCAGATAAACGTTCTGGCAGGTAAGTGACAGTGACTGAATGCTAAAGCAAAAGGTTTGTTTATACATCAGTCTTCAAAGTACTTCACTCTTGCCTTGGATGCTACAGGAATCTCTGCTAAAATAAAATTCTGCATTTTCTCAAAATTACCCTGTAAAGAAAGGAGAGAAAACCTGATTATTAGTCAGGACTACAATAGTTACCACAATTCTATGGTAGCAACCTGGTAAAACTAAACATCAACTCATTCCTAGTGAGTTTTCTTGTGAAGATGTAATTTGAAAACATAGTCAACAGAAAAAAAGTTTGGTTTTGTTTTGGATCCATGTCAACGTAGTGAAAAGCAGGTTAGAtcaataaaacaaaaaagaattacaggtgctggaaatcggatacaaaaacagaaattgctgaagaaacttaggtctggcagcatcggtgggaagaaagcagacttaatacttcaggtccagtgacctttgttctgaatgttaactttgctttctctccatagatgctgccacttctgctgagtttctctagtaatttctatttttgtatcaGGTCAGATCAACCGATCAAGGAAAAGAGTGTAACAGGAAGCCAGTGGAAATATCTCAGTTTCATTCACCAAGGTGAACACTTAGATGATCTACCAACACTAGAATTGACAGGATGCCAGTTTGTTGTGAAAGAGGTCACGAAACATGAAGGGATCAATTTATACTTTTCAGTGTTGAATATTCAGTACCCTTTATAATGCAACAATAGACACTTAGGGGGTTGATGTATCACAAGCAACACAATGTTAAAacaaattctttttcatttgcttCAAATCAAGAGACTGATTCCCACGATTTCCTGCATCACACCTATAAATCCTTTTATGTATCACTGATATTTTCAATTTTAGTAAACATTATACTGAACACAAAGACTGGCAAATACAGTATTTTAAATTACACAGTGCATAGTTAAATCTCTGACAGGGTTTGGTAATCAATCAAGCAATCAAAACCAAAACTCAAGACTTTAAATGAGTTTCACCAACTCTATTCACCAGTCATGAACACGCAGAGCTTATTCTAATACTGATTAGAACACTCAGTTGCACAAATTTTGACATTTGCTGCTCATGGCCAATAAAGAGTTataaggttgaggggagatctaatagaaacttacaagataatgcatggcttagaaaggatggaAGCTAGGAAATTATTTCCGTTAGACAAGGAGACTAgcacccatgggcacagccttagaattagagggggtcaatttagaacggaaatgagaaacatttcttcagccagagagtggtgggcctttggaattcattgtcaaagagcacagtggaggccaagacattaaatgtcttcaaggcagagactgataaattcttgatctcgcaaggaattaagggtcacgggaagagtgcgggtaagtggagttgaaatcccttcagccatgattaaatggcagagtgtactcgatgggccaaatggccttactttcattcatgtcttatggttttataaagTCCAAAACTAACCCAATGAATTTCCTTACTACATGTATTGTTAAGCTGTCTGTTTGTTACAAATGAAGACTTTGAAAATAAGTCATTTATTCAGAAGACTTTCTCATCCT is a window from the Chiloscyllium punctatum isolate Juve2018m chromosome 44, sChiPun1.3, whole genome shotgun sequence genome containing:
- the calua gene encoding calumenin-A isoform X1, which gives rise to MGLTKLILYLTMCSVYALSKPTEKKDRTFHEKELSDKVHDDSENFEYDHDAFLGAEEAKTFDQLTPEESKERLGMIVDKIDENKDGFVTEAELKAWIKRAQKRYIFENVGRQWPDFDSNQDGLVSWEEYRNVTYGYYLDDVDADDGYNYKQMMIRDERRFKKADQNGDLFATKEEFTAFLHPEEYDHMKDIVVLETMEDIDKNGDGFIDLEEYIGDMYTADSDGHEPEWVKTEREQFTEFRDRNKDGKMDKDETKDWILPADYDHAEAEARHLVYESDENKDGKLTKEEIVKKYDLFVGSQATDFGEALVRHDEF
- the calua gene encoding calumenin-A isoform X2 is translated as MGLTKLILYLTMCSVYALSKPTEKKDRTFHEKELSDKVHDDSENFEYDHDAFLGAEEAKTFDQLTPEESKERLGKIVDKIDGDKDGFVTEEELKKWIKLAQKRWIYEDVERQWKGHDLDNDGLVSWEEYKNATYGSLLDDVDADDGYNYKQMMIRDERRFKKADQNGDLFATKEEFTAFLHPEEYDHMKDIVVLETMEDIDKNGDGFIDLEEYIGDMYTADSDGHEPEWVKTEREQFTEFRDRNKDGKMDKDETKDWILPADYDHAEAEARHLVYESDENKDGKLTKEEIVKKYDLFVGSQATDFGEALVRHDEF